The Corynebacterium marinum DSM 44953 genome contains the following window.
AGCCGGGACCTGCAGGTTGACGCTCTGGACGGCGTGGAAATCGCCGTAGAAAATATCGACGTCGTTGAGTTCGAGCTTGGACATCAGTAACTCCTGTGGTCTGTGTTTCTGCTGTGCGAAGGGGCGAAGCTACTGCTTAACCGAGAACTTCGCGGAGATGATTCGGGCGCCGACGTTGAGCAGCGCGATGATGAGGACCAGGGTGAAGGCGGCGCCCCACAGCTTGTCCAGGACGGCCGGGGAGGTTCCCGCCTTGTACATGTCGAGCATCATCAGGGGCAGCGAGGACTGCGGGCCGGTCATCGCGTCCCAGTTGAGGGCCTGCGTGGAACCCACGAGGATGAGCACCGGCGCGGACTCGCCCATGACGCGGGCGACCGACAGCATGATGCCGGTGACGATGCCGGACAGCGCGGTCGGGAGGACGATCTTCGCGATGGTCTTCCACTTCGGCACACCCAGCGCGTAGGAGGCCTCACGCAGGTCCATCGGGACGACGCGGAGCATCTCCTCGGTGTTGCGGACGACGACCGGGACCATGAGCAGAACCAGCGACAGCGCGACAGCCATGCCGGAACGCTCGAATCCGAAGAGGGTGATCCAGGTGGTGAAGACGAACAGCGCGGCGACGATGGAGGGGACACCGGTCAGGATGTCCACCATGAAGGTGGTGATGCGGCCGAGGCGGTTGCCGTTGGCGTACTCGACCAGGTAGATCGCGGTGAACAGGCCGATCGGGATGGACAGGACCGAAGCGATCAGCGTCTGGGTGAAAGTGCCTACGATGGCGTGCAGTGCACCGCCGCCCGGGGAATGGTAGAGCACACCCTGCTGGGAGGCGGTCCACCAGTCGAGGGTGAGCACAGGGGCGAGGCCGCGGGAGATGACTGTCCAGAGAACCCACACGAGGGGGATCATCGCAATGACCATGGTGGCGTACACCAGGAACGTGGCGAGGGAGTTGGTCGTCTTACGACGCGAGGAGATGTGGCTGAATACGCTCTGGGATTCCAGCGGGGTGGATGCGGGAGCGATGGCGTTGTTGGTCATGGTGTTTTCCTCCGCCTTCTACTTCTTGGCCACAATGGCGCGGGCGATGGAGTTGACGACGAAGGTCAGGAGGAACAGCACCAGACCCGCGGCGATGTAGGCGCCGGCTCGAATATCATCGTTGAACTCAGGGGCAGCGTTGGCGATGGCGGTCGCGAATGTCGTGCCGCCGTCGAACAGGGAGAAACGGAACGCCGAGGACGGGGAGACGACCATGTAGAGAGCCATGGTCTCACCCAGCGCTCGACCGAGGCCCAGCATGGAGCCGGAAATGTAGCCGGAGAGGCCGAAGGGCAGCACGGTCATCCGCACGACCTCCCAGCGGGTGGCGCCCAGCGCGAGCGCGGCCTCGATCTGGCCGCGCGGGGTCTGGACGAAGACCTCGCGTGCAGTCGCCGCGATGACCGGCAGGATCATCACTGCAAGGACGATGCCACCAGTGAGGATGTTGCGTCCGGTGGCGAAGGACGGGGAGTTGGAGTAGACGGTGAACAGGAAGAAACCGCCCGCCCAGCTCTCCATCCAGGTGTAGAAGTTGGTCAGGAACGGACCCAGCACCTGCCAGCCCCACAGTCCGTAGACGATGGAGGGCACCGCGGCCAGCATGTCGACCAGGTAGCCGATCGGCTTGACCGCGCGCTTCGGCGCGTAGTTGGAGAGGAACACCGCGATGCCGAGGGCGATCGGCATCGCGATGAGCAGCGCCACCACAGAGATGAGCACCGTCGCCGCGAAAAGGTTCGGGATACCGAACTGCATTGCTTCGGTGTTGGAGGTGTCCCAGGGACCCGAGTAGGTGAAGAAACCGATGAAGCCCTCGGAGTTACGGTTCAACGACGGAACGGCGCGCCAGATGAGGAAGGCGCCGATGGCGGCGATGAGGACCGTGATCAGTGTCGCTGAGGCGGTGGACAGGAACTCGAAGATCCGGTCGCCGGGGCGCTTGACGCTTCCGGACGCCTTCAGGCCCGAGTGGCCGGACGTGTTCGGCTGCTCCGAGTTTCCGATGGTGGCCACGGAGTTGGCGATGACGGGCTCTCCGGCCTTGGTCACCTGACCCTCTGTGGTGGGACGATTGCTTGCCATAAGGGCAGTTCCTTTGAAACTAAAGGGAGAGGATTGGATAAATCACGGACCCGTATTCTGAACGTGACAACGCCCCCGAAGGCGACGATGCACACGGGGGCTGCTTCATGTCTGACCGCGACAACATGTAAGCGGTCCGGCCCCCTCCCCGGGTGGTAACGGTCACCCGGGGAAGATGCCTGCTACGCCTTACTGGATGGCCTCGACGGCGGTAGACAGACGCTCAGCGTGGGCACCGGTGACCGGGATGTAGCCCAGCTCGGCGAGGCCCTCATCCTGGGACTCCAGGGCGACGTTGAGGAAGTCCTTCACCATGGCGGAGGTGGTCTCGTCATAGCCGGCGGAGCAGACGATCTCGTAGGTGGTGAGGATGAGCGGGTAGGAACCCTCGGCGTTGGAGGCGAAGAGTGCGTCGGTGTCGACGACCATGTCGTTGCCCTCGGTGGCGAACTCGAGGTTGTCCAGGGCGACACCCACGGATTCGGTGTTCAGCTCGACCGGACCGGCGCCGAAGTCAAGGTTGGCTACGCCCAGGCCCTGCTGGGTGGCGAAGCCGGACTCCACGTAGGTGATGCCGCCGTCGATGGCGGACACCTGGGAGGCGACACCGTTGGAGCCGTTGGCGCCCTCGCCGACACCGGCCGGGAACTGCTGGCCCTCGGTCTCCCAGACGTCGCCGGCGGCTGCGCCGAGGAACTTCTGGAAGTTGTCGGTGGTGCCCGACTCGTCGGAACGGTAGACGACAGAAATGTCGGTGTCCGGCAGCTCGACACCCTCGTTCTCGGCGGAGATGGCCTCATCGTTCCACTTGGTGATCTCGCCCTTGAAGATCTTGGCGACGTTCTCGATGGACAGGTTCAGCTCGTCGACGCCCTCGAGGTTGTAGGCGATGGCGACCGGGCCGATAACGAAGGGCAGGTGCCATGCGTCGTTGCCCTCGCAGCGCTCTGCAGCCGGTGCGACCTGGTCCTCGGACAGCGGGGAGTCGGAGCCCGCGAAGGCAACCTGGCCACCGACGAAGTTCGTGCGGCCGGAGCCGGAGCCGGAAGCGGTGTAAGCCAGGGTCGCGCCGGACACAGCCTCCTGGTACTTCTGACCGAAGTAGTCCATGGCGTTCTGCTGCGAGGAAGCGCCCTCGGCGACGAGCTGGCCGGTGGTGCCCGACAGGCCCTCAATGGCGGCTGCGGTGGTTTCGGTGGTGGAGCCGTTGTCGGAGTCGCCACAGGCGACGAGGGTGACAGAGCCAGCGGCGACGACGCCCAGGATGGCAGCGGTGCGCTTGAAGTTGCGGATCACAGGAGAACCTTTCCGATACAAATCAGTCAGTAAGTGGGTCCGAGCAACCCGCAAAACCGGTGAAGGCGTTGCACACCTGACGATTCTCAGCGTTCTCACACCGAAAAAATGCAGGATTGTTGCTCGTGACAACTAAAGTTAGAGGGCTGAGATTAACTGGAGTGGTCCTGTTTGGTTAACGGACTGTAAACAGTTAGCAATCATTTCACGAACTTTCACGCCTGACCGGGCGTTTTGTTAGCACGGTCACGTGCGGAAAGTTATGGATCGCACCCCACATAACCACGCCGCTCGGGCGGGACACCGCTGCGGCTCCCCCACGCATTCAGCTCTGCGACCACACGGCATGCTCCTCGACGATCGCGAAACCCAGGTTCCGGTAGACCCGCACGGCAGGCTCATTCTCCGCCTCCACATAGAGGATCACCCGCCCGGCGCCCTTGCCCGCCATGTGCGCGAGACCCAGGCGCAGCAGCGGATCACCCAGTCCCCGCCCGCGGAACGCCGAGGCGAGGCCCACCACATATACCTCGCCGAAGGCGGGGTCTTCTTCGGTGTGCCACTTGGTCCAGTGGAAACCCGCCATCACCGGCTCACCCGCGGCCCACAGGAAGAGGACGTCCTCCTCCGCGAACCAGTCGGCCTCCTGCGCCCGGGCGAGACGTGCGCGGTCCCAGCCGCCCTGCTCAGGGTGCCAGGAGAAGGCCTCGTTGTTGGCCGACAGCCACGCTTCTTCGACCGCGTCCCGGCCGAAACGCTCCACCGACTCCGCGAGGTCGAGGGCCTCGACGTCCGCCCGCGGCTCGAAGCGCGCCACCTCCTGCAGCGCCTCGCCCTCCACTGCCATGACCAGCAGCCGGCGCGTCATGGTCCGCCCGAGACCGTCCGCCAGGGAGCGGGCGGCCGGAAGGTTGCCGTGGGCCCACACGTCGCGGCCCCCCAGTTCCGCGAGCAGTGCCGTCGCGACACCCCTCCTGCGCGCGTCGGGCGCGACGGCCAGCTCGCAGGAGGAGCCGTCGCAGGCCGCCAGGCCGAGCAGCCGCCCCTCGTCGAGTGCGAGGATATGCCGGTGGCCCAGGCGCGCGTCGGCGAGGCCGAGCAGGAACTGCTCGGAAAAAGCGTCGACGCCGTCCGTGCGGGCGGCGTCGATGAGCAGGGCGCGGGCGGCGTCGGCGAGTTCGGGGCGGGCGGGCAGGTCAATGGGCTCGATCTTCATGGTCCCCACCCTAACGCTGGTAGATATAGAGAGGTGTACGTTCCCCGTCTGCCGTTCATCATTCTCACCGCCCTCGCGGTCCTGATCGGCGTGGGCTGGCTGGCCGACAGCGTCGCCGCCTCACGGGTCGAACGGCACATCTCGACGGCCGTCGAGGAGCAGGCAGGCCTCGAGGTCAGCCCGCGCGTCAACGTCGGCGGAGCGCCCTACCTCGCCGCCCTGTTCACGGGGGAGATCCCCTCAGTGAGCGTGCACGCCCTCGACGTCGATGTCGAGGGCCTCGGGATGGTCAACGCCCAGACGGAGTTCACCAAGGTCACCGTCAGCCCCGGGCAGGTCCTCAGCGGCGAGATCGCCGGCGCCCCGGCGTCGTCCTTCACCCGGACGCTGCGTCTCGACGGGGTGGCCCTCGGCAGGCTCCTGGACATGACCGACCTGGACATCGCCCACCCCTACGACGTCTCCCCGGCCGGCGGCACAGCGGCGGAGGCGCAGCTCACCGGAACGCCGTTCAACCGGCGCGAGCCGGTCACCGTCATCGTCGACCTGCGGCTCGTGGGCAACGAATTCCACATGACGCCCCGCGAGCTTGTCGACGCCCCCGCCGACCTCTCCCCCACCGGAGCCGACGACGTCCGGGCGGCTTTCACCCTCTCCCTGGACACCAGGACGCTGCCGTTGGCGGGGCGGGCCAGCAGGGTCAACATGTCCGGCGGCTCCATCTTCTTCGAGGCGGAGCGCCCCAACGTCCCGGTGCGCCTGGCAGATCTCTCCCCTGTCGATGCTTCCGGTACCGGGTGAGGGACCCGATGATCCGGACGCCGTCCCGGAGCACCTTCCACCTGCTGCGCGCGACCGGATAGGCCTGCTTCGGGGCGAACACCTCGATCGCGTTGGTCCGGCTGCCCAGCACCGCCGCGGCGAACTCGCCGACATACTCCCCGTCCGCCTGG
Protein-coding sequences here:
- the pstA gene encoding phosphate ABC transporter permease PstA, giving the protein MTNNAIAPASTPLESQSVFSHISSRRKTTNSLATFLVYATMVIAMIPLVWVLWTVISRGLAPVLTLDWWTASQQGVLYHSPGGGALHAIVGTFTQTLIASVLSIPIGLFTAIYLVEYANGNRLGRITTFMVDILTGVPSIVAALFVFTTWITLFGFERSGMAVALSLVLLMVPVVVRNTEEMLRVVPMDLREASYALGVPKWKTIAKIVLPTALSGIVTGIMLSVARVMGESAPVLILVGSTQALNWDAMTGPQSSLPLMMLDMYKAGTSPAVLDKLWGAAFTLVLIIALLNVGARIISAKFSVKQ
- the mshD gene encoding mycothiol synthase — encoded protein: MKIEPIDLPARPELADAARALLIDAARTDGVDAFSEQFLLGLADARLGHRHILALDEGRLLGLAACDGSSCELAVAPDARRRGVATALLAELGGRDVWAHGNLPAARSLADGLGRTMTRRLLVMAVEGEALQEVARFEPRADVEALDLAESVERFGRDAVEEAWLSANNEAFSWHPEQGGWDRARLARAQEADWFAEEDVLFLWAAGEPVMAGFHWTKWHTEEDPAFGEVYVVGLASAFRGRGLGDPLLRLGLAHMAGKGAGRVILYVEAENEPAVRVYRNLGFAIVEEHAVWSQS
- the pstS gene encoding phosphate ABC transporter substrate-binding protein PstS is translated as MIRNFKRTAAILGVVAAGSVTLVACGDSDNGSTTETTAAAIEGLSGTTGQLVAEGASSQQNAMDYFGQKYQEAVSGATLAYTASGSGSGRTNFVGGQVAFAGSDSPLSEDQVAPAAERCEGNDAWHLPFVIGPVAIAYNLEGVDELNLSIENVAKIFKGEITKWNDEAISAENEGVELPDTDISVVYRSDESGTTDNFQKFLGAAAGDVWETEGQQFPAGVGEGANGSNGVASQVSAIDGGITYVESGFATQQGLGVANLDFGAGPVELNTESVGVALDNLEFATEGNDMVVDTDALFASNAEGSYPLILTTYEIVCSAGYDETTSAMVKDFLNVALESQDEGLAELGYIPVTGAHAERLSTAVEAIQ
- the pstC gene encoding phosphate ABC transporter permease subunit PstC; this translates as MASNRPTTEGQVTKAGEPVIANSVATIGNSEQPNTSGHSGLKASGSVKRPGDRIFEFLSTASATLITVLIAAIGAFLIWRAVPSLNRNSEGFIGFFTYSGPWDTSNTEAMQFGIPNLFAATVLISVVALLIAMPIALGIAVFLSNYAPKRAVKPIGYLVDMLAAVPSIVYGLWGWQVLGPFLTNFYTWMESWAGGFFLFTVYSNSPSFATGRNILTGGIVLAVMILPVIAATAREVFVQTPRGQIEAALALGATRWEVVRMTVLPFGLSGYISGSMLGLGRALGETMALYMVVSPSSAFRFSLFDGGTTFATAIANAAPEFNDDIRAGAYIAAGLVLFLLTFVVNSIARAIVAKK
- a CDS encoding LmeA family phospholipid-binding protein, whose product is MYVPRLPFIILTALAVLIGVGWLADSVAASRVERHISTAVEEQAGLEVSPRVNVGGAPYLAALFTGEIPSVSVHALDVDVEGLGMVNAQTEFTKVTVSPGQVLSGEIAGAPASSFTRTLRLDGVALGRLLDMTDLDIAHPYDVSPAGGTAAEAQLTGTPFNRREPVTVIVDLRLVGNEFHMTPRELVDAPADLSPTGADDVRAAFTLSLDTRTLPLAGRASRVNMSGGSIFFEAERPNVPVRLADLSPVDASGTG